The following are encoded in a window of Nakamurella sp. A5-74 genomic DNA:
- the gyrB gene encoding DNA topoisomerase (ATP-hydrolyzing) subunit B, giving the protein MATKKNEYGASSITVLEGLEAVRKRPGMYIGSTGERGLHHLVQEVVDNSVDEAMAGHGSTITVTLRADGGVNVTDNGRGFPVDMHPTQKKPAVEVALTVLHAGGKFDSDTYKVSGGLHGVGISVVNALSVRLEVEIRRDDTLYRQDYERAKAGPLQTLGSATGTGTSLTFWADPTIFETTTYSFETISRRLREMAFLNKGLEMVLRDERPKAVAQDDAAAEGVADSIEDVIPSAKLPVEKRYLYQDGLIDYVKFLNHSKEAIHPTVIGFEAKSDTVEVEVAMQWNSTYSESVHSFANTINTIEGGTHEEGFRSSLTTVVNKYARDKKYLKDKDVNLSGEDVREGLAAIISIRLQEPQFEGQTKTKLGNTEAKSFVQKACNDWLTDWFERNPAEAKFIINKVISSAQARAAARKARDLVRRKGALEIGGLPGKLADCRSTDPARSELYIVEGDSAGGSAKSGRDSMFQAILPIRGKIINVEKARIDRVLKNTEVQSLITALGTGIHDEFDVTKLRYHKVVLMADADVDGQHIRTLLLTLLFRFMRPLVESGYVYLAQPPLYKLKWTKGGHEFAYTDRERDGLMKIGAEAGRRLPKDDGIQRYKGLGEMDAKELWETTMDPTHRLMLQVTLDDAATADELFSVLMGEDVAARRSFITRNARDVRFLDT; this is encoded by the coding sequence GTGGCGACGAAGAAGAACGAGTACGGCGCATCATCGATCACCGTCCTCGAGGGTCTGGAAGCGGTCCGGAAGCGTCCGGGTATGTACATCGGCTCCACCGGTGAGCGGGGCCTGCACCATCTGGTCCAGGAAGTCGTCGACAACTCGGTCGACGAGGCGATGGCCGGCCACGGCAGCACGATCACCGTCACCCTGCGCGCCGACGGTGGGGTCAACGTCACCGACAACGGCCGTGGTTTCCCGGTCGACATGCACCCCACCCAGAAGAAGCCGGCCGTCGAGGTCGCCCTGACCGTCCTGCACGCCGGTGGCAAGTTCGACTCCGACACCTACAAGGTCTCGGGCGGCCTGCACGGCGTCGGCATCTCCGTCGTCAACGCCCTCTCCGTCCGGCTCGAGGTCGAGATCCGCCGCGACGACACCCTCTACCGCCAGGACTACGAGCGTGCCAAGGCCGGTCCGTTGCAGACCCTCGGGTCGGCGACCGGCACCGGCACCAGCCTCACCTTCTGGGCCGATCCGACGATCTTCGAGACCACCACCTACTCCTTCGAGACGATCTCCCGTCGATTGCGCGAGATGGCCTTCCTCAACAAGGGCCTGGAGATGGTGCTGCGCGACGAGCGCCCCAAGGCTGTCGCTCAGGACGACGCGGCTGCCGAGGGTGTCGCCGACAGCATCGAAGACGTCATTCCCAGTGCGAAGCTGCCGGTCGAGAAGCGTTACCTCTACCAGGACGGTCTGATCGACTACGTCAAGTTCCTCAACCATTCCAAGGAAGCGATCCACCCGACGGTGATCGGTTTCGAGGCCAAGAGCGACACCGTCGAGGTCGAGGTCGCGATGCAGTGGAACTCGACCTATTCGGAGTCGGTGCACTCCTTCGCCAACACGATCAACACCATCGAGGGCGGTACCCACGAAGAGGGCTTCCGGTCCAGCCTCACCACCGTCGTCAACAAATACGCGCGCGACAAGAAGTACCTCAAGGACAAGGACGTCAACCTCTCCGGCGAGGACGTCCGGGAGGGCCTGGCGGCGATCATCTCGATCCGCCTGCAGGAGCCCCAGTTCGAGGGTCAGACGAAGACGAAGCTGGGCAACACCGAGGCCAAGTCGTTCGTCCAGAAGGCTTGCAACGACTGGCTCACCGACTGGTTCGAGCGCAATCCGGCCGAGGCGAAGTTCATCATCAACAAGGTCATCTCCTCGGCGCAGGCCCGCGCCGCTGCCCGCAAGGCCCGCGACCTGGTCCGCCGCAAGGGTGCGCTGGAGATCGGCGGCCTGCCCGGCAAGCTCGCCGACTGCCGCTCGACCGATCCGGCCCGCTCCGAGCTCTACATCGTCGAGGGCGACTCGGCCGGCGGCAGCGCCAAGTCCGGCCGCGACTCGATGTTCCAGGCGATCCTGCCGATCCGCGGCAAGATCATCAACGTCGAGAAGGCCCGGATCGACCGGGTGCTCAAGAACACCGAGGTCCAGAGCCTGATCACGGCCCTGGGTACCGGCATTCATGACGAGTTCGACGTGACGAAGTTGCGTTATCACAAGGTCGTGCTGATGGCCGACGCCGACGTCGACGGTCAGCACATCCGCACCCTGCTGCTCACCCTGCTGTTCCGCTTCATGCGGCCGCTCGTCGAATCCGGTTACGTGTATCTGGCCCAGCCACCGTTGTACAAGCTGAAGTGGACCAAGGGCGGACATGAATTCGCCTATACCGACCGCGAGCGTGACGGATTGATGAAGATCGGCGCCGAGGCAGGCCGTCGACTGCCGAAGGATGACGGTATCCAGCGGTACAAGGGCCTGGGCGAGATGGACGCGAAGGAACTGTGGGAGACCACCATGGATCCGACCCACCGGCTGATGCTGCAGGTGACGCTCGATGATGCCGCCACCGCCGACGAGCTCTTCAGCGTGCTGATGGGCGAGGACGTCGCTGCCCGCCGGTCGTTCATCACCCGGAACGCGCGGGACGTGCGGTTCCTCGACACCTGA
- a CDS encoding DUF1801 domain-containing protein: MPPDAGVEQYLATFDGDVRERLERMRTLITEEAPDAAESPAYGLIGYKLDGKPLVYVGGFARHVGFYATPNGHEAFAAEFSKFKQGKGSVQFPHTSELPEDLVRRVVRFRAAGICGG; the protein is encoded by the coding sequence ATGCCACCAGACGCCGGTGTCGAGCAGTACCTGGCCACCTTCGACGGTGACGTGCGCGAGCGGCTCGAGCGGATGCGCACGTTGATCACCGAGGAAGCGCCCGATGCGGCCGAGTCGCCCGCCTACGGACTGATCGGCTACAAGCTCGACGGCAAGCCGCTCGTGTACGTCGGTGGGTTCGCCAGGCACGTCGGCTTCTACGCCACCCCGAACGGGCACGAGGCGTTCGCCGCCGAGTTCTCGAAGTTCAAGCAGGGCAAGGGTTCTGTGCAGTTTCCGCACACTTCCGAGCTACCGGAGGACCTGGTGCGTCGGGTGGTGCGATTCCGCGCTGCGGGAATCTGCGGCGGCTGA
- a CDS encoding OsmC family protein produces the protein MPTRTARTAWNGTLQDGSGQVELASSHVGTYQVSFPKRAAEDADGTTSPEELIAAAHSSCYAMQLSALIGEAGGTPDSLEVTANVSLGPDPAGGFRLTGIALKVVGEVSGLDKAGFEKAAQDAKATCPVSKALTGVDITLETEFVS, from the coding sequence ATGCCGACACGTACCGCTCGTACCGCCTGGAACGGGACCCTGCAGGACGGTTCCGGCCAGGTCGAATTGGCCAGCTCGCACGTCGGCACCTACCAGGTGTCGTTCCCGAAGCGCGCCGCCGAGGATGCCGACGGCACCACCAGCCCGGAAGAGCTGATCGCTGCCGCACACTCCTCCTGCTACGCCATGCAGCTCTCCGCGCTGATCGGCGAGGCCGGCGGCACGCCGGACTCGCTCGAGGTCACCGCGAACGTCTCCCTCGGACCGGACCCGGCCGGCGGCTTCCGGCTGACCGGCATCGCGCTCAAGGTGGTCGGTGAGGTCAGCGGCCTCGACAAGGCCGGCTTCGAGAAGGCGGCCCAGGACGCCAAGGCAACCTGTCCGGTGAGCAAAGCGCTGACCGGCGTCGACATCACCCTGGAGACCGAGTTCGTCTCCTGA
- a CDS encoding VOC family protein: MTDREPGLWAVTVDCADPALLATFWALALDYRPADPPSGFESWEQWFEHCEVPEQEWNDGAAIQDPSGVLPQVGFLKVPEGKTVKNRWHLDLKVSGGRAQPPRLRSERIEARAVELVAAGASELRRGSNRGHLDHIVMADPEGNEFCLV, translated from the coding sequence ATGACCGACCGAGAACCAGGGCTGTGGGCTGTGACGGTCGACTGTGCGGACCCGGCGCTGCTCGCCACGTTCTGGGCTTTGGCGCTGGACTACCGGCCGGCGGATCCGCCGTCGGGGTTCGAGTCCTGGGAACAATGGTTCGAGCACTGCGAGGTGCCCGAGCAGGAGTGGAACGACGGCGCCGCGATCCAGGATCCGAGCGGTGTCCTTCCCCAGGTCGGATTCCTCAAGGTGCCGGAGGGCAAGACGGTCAAGAACCGCTGGCACCTGGATCTCAAGGTCTCCGGTGGTCGCGCCCAACCACCCCGACTGAGGTCCGAGCGGATCGAGGCGAGGGCCGTCGAACTGGTTGCAGCCGGTGCTTCGGAACTGCGGCGTGGGAGCAACCGTGGCCATCTCGACCACATCGTGATGGCCGACCCGGAGGGCAACGAGTTCTGCCTGGTCTGA
- a CDS encoding AraC family transcriptional regulator has product MDPLGQFLDRGRARQAFLLRVTMQPPWSMSIEDRAPLTVVAMTSGTGVLRLPGRPPLALPAGSVAVINTAEPYVVAHTAMQEPSVVIGPGGHCSGPGGHDLAGSHSALRTWGNDPHGRDVMVVGSYPFGSAAGALLTDALPPVILVRVADTRIVELLVAEIDRDDVAQAVVLDRLLDLLLVTTLRQWHGSADAQRATWLNGSRDPVLKTVISAMHSAPEHPWSVAELAGLARCSRASLAARFTDRIGSPPMAYLSRWRLGLAAELLGEGDLTLAAIAGRVGYRTPFSLSAAFKKEFGVSPRYYREQVRDEAASMI; this is encoded by the coding sequence GTGGATCCGTTGGGTCAGTTCCTGGACCGTGGCCGCGCCCGACAGGCGTTCCTGCTGCGGGTCACGATGCAGCCGCCCTGGTCGATGAGCATCGAGGACCGGGCGCCGTTGACCGTGGTGGCGATGACTTCCGGGACCGGGGTCCTGCGCCTACCGGGCCGGCCACCGCTCGCCCTGCCGGCCGGCTCCGTTGCGGTGATCAACACGGCCGAGCCCTACGTCGTCGCGCACACGGCGATGCAGGAACCGTCGGTGGTGATCGGCCCGGGGGGGCACTGCTCGGGGCCCGGCGGGCACGACCTGGCGGGCTCGCACTCCGCACTGCGGACCTGGGGCAACGACCCGCACGGCCGCGACGTGATGGTGGTGGGCAGCTATCCGTTCGGAAGTGCCGCCGGCGCGCTGCTCACCGATGCGCTGCCGCCGGTCATCCTGGTACGGGTGGCCGACACTCGGATCGTCGAACTGTTGGTGGCGGAGATCGACCGGGACGACGTTGCGCAGGCAGTGGTGCTCGACCGGCTGCTGGACCTGCTGCTTGTCACGACGCTCCGGCAGTGGCACGGCTCCGCCGATGCCCAGCGCGCCACCTGGCTGAACGGCAGCCGGGACCCGGTGCTGAAGACGGTGATCAGTGCGATGCACAGCGCGCCGGAGCATCCATGGTCGGTGGCCGAGCTCGCCGGCCTCGCCCGCTGCTCACGCGCGAGCCTGGCGGCCCGCTTCACCGACCGGATCGGCTCGCCGCCGATGGCGTACCTGAGCCGGTGGCGGTTGGGCCTCGCTGCGGAGCTGCTCGGCGAGGGGGATCTGACGCTGGCAGCCATTGCCGGCCGCGTTGGCTACCGCACCCCGTTCAGCTTGAGCGCCGCGTTCAAGAAGGAATTCGGGGTGAGTCCGCGGTACTACCGCGAGCAGGTGCGCGATGAGGCCGCGTCGATGATCTGA
- a CDS encoding DUF3566 domain-containing protein, which yields MSTTESSAGVARGKQPPRRTKPAKRPPRLASLQLKRIDAWTVLKVSLIVAIVLFFVWMIAVGIIYLVLGGMNVWTQVNETFKTLTSSETTASLGDLITPARVFSIAAVIGAINIVLLTALSTIGAFVYNAAAGMAGGVELTLGERD from the coding sequence GTGAGCACCACCGAATCGTCCGCCGGGGTAGCCCGCGGCAAGCAACCCCCGCGGCGCACCAAGCCCGCCAAGCGGCCGCCGCGGTTGGCCTCACTGCAGCTCAAGCGGATCGACGCCTGGACCGTGCTGAAGGTCAGCCTGATCGTCGCGATCGTGCTGTTCTTCGTCTGGATGATCGCCGTCGGCATCATCTACCTGGTGCTCGGTGGGATGAACGTCTGGACGCAGGTCAACGAGACGTTCAAGACGCTCACCTCGTCCGAGACCACCGCCTCGCTGGGCGACCTGATCACCCCGGCCCGGGTGTTCAGCATCGCGGCGGTGATCGGTGCGATCAACATCGTGCTGCTGACGGCCCTGTCGACCATCGGCGCGTTCGTCTACAACGCCGCCGCCGGCATGGCCGGCGGTGTCGAGCTCACTCTCGGCGAGCGCGACTGA
- a CDS encoding GNAT family N-acetyltransferase, producing the protein MADVAVMRGVQPAGADLAGRFFEAQQAGGVVYLIAWDGDEPLGDGVLVTGAGGVVPELKNLNVRAAHRSRGVGSALVRAAEELCRAQGADRMQVGVGLDNPRARALYERLGYVGTGEQDTVTYQYVDDDGHQRTATETSEQLCRRL; encoded by the coding sequence GTGGCCGATGTCGCGGTGATGCGTGGGGTGCAGCCGGCCGGCGCCGATCTGGCCGGAAGGTTCTTCGAGGCACAGCAGGCGGGTGGGGTCGTCTACCTGATCGCCTGGGACGGCGACGAACCCCTGGGTGACGGAGTGCTGGTGACGGGCGCCGGTGGTGTGGTGCCGGAGCTCAAGAACCTGAACGTGCGAGCGGCGCACCGCTCCCGTGGTGTTGGCAGCGCGCTCGTCCGGGCGGCCGAGGAGCTGTGTCGGGCGCAGGGCGCCGACCGGATGCAGGTGGGTGTCGGCCTCGACAATCCACGCGCCAGGGCACTGTACGAGCGCCTCGGGTACGTCGGCACCGGGGAGCAGGACACCGTGACTTACCAGTACGTGGACGACGACGGGCACCAGCGCACGGCCACCGAGACCTCGGAGCAGCTGTGCCGCCGGCTCTGA
- a CDS encoding anthrone oxygenase family protein, with translation MMRLTTPLMTAGGLTSLVTALVYLHFSRSVMPRLAKLPAAQGIARMQEFNRTAVKPPFMVAFFGAAVVGIWFAMARLRGNRTLADTLAAGGGLAYLAGFALTIAFHVPRNEALAALDPSGPLSAEVWQTYLREWTGGNTVRAVFSTLAVAAFTAGILARQLSDDP, from the coding sequence ATGATGCGACTGACCACCCCACTGATGACAGCCGGTGGTCTCACTTCTCTGGTGACGGCACTGGTCTACCTGCACTTCTCCCGATCCGTCATGCCGAGGTTGGCGAAACTTCCTGCAGCCCAGGGGATCGCTCGGATGCAGGAGTTCAACAGGACCGCGGTGAAGCCGCCGTTCATGGTCGCCTTCTTCGGCGCCGCAGTGGTCGGGATCTGGTTTGCAATGGCCCGGTTGCGGGGCAACCGGACCCTCGCCGACACGCTGGCGGCCGGCGGCGGGCTGGCGTACCTGGCGGGATTCGCGCTGACCATCGCCTTCCATGTGCCCCGCAACGAGGCGCTGGCGGCACTCGATCCGAGTGGCCCGCTCTCCGCCGAGGTCTGGCAGACGTACTTGCGGGAATGGACGGGCGGGAACACGGTCCGCGCGGTGTTCTCGACGCTGGCGGTGGCTGCCTTCACCGCAGGCATCCTGGCCCGTCAGCTCTCCGACGATCCCTGA
- the gyrA gene encoding DNA gyrase subunit A, with protein MVTQTDRTEPIDIQAEMQRSFIDYAMSVIVSRALPDVRDGLKPVHRRVLYGMYDSGFRPDRGRVKCSRIVGDVMGNYHPHGDSSIYDTLVRMAQRWSLRYPMIDGQGNFGSPGNDPAAAMRYTEARMSNLAMHMLTGIDENTVDMRANYDNKTTEPIVLPSRIPNLLVNGSEGIAVGMATRIPPHNLREVSQAVIWSLQNPEATAQELLEACIERIKGPDFPTGALIVGGDGIADAYRTGRGSIRMRAVVEIEEDAKGRTILVATELPYQVNPDNLVESIAQLHRDGKIAGVADIADESSDRIGMRIVITLKRDAVAKVVLANLFKHTQLQTSFGANMLSIVDEVPRTLRLDQMISYYVAHQIEVITRRTQYRLDEAEKRAHILRGLVKALDALDEVIALIRASSTVDTARTGLIELLDIDDVQANAILEMQLRRLTALQRQQIVDELAAIELTIADLQDILSKDERKRQIVVDELTEVVDKYGDDRRTRLIPYDGDVSMEDLIAVEDVVVTITRSGYAKRTKTDLYRAQKRGGKGVQGAQLKQDDIVAHFFVCSTHDWILFFTNKGRVYRCKAYDLPEALRTARGQHVANLLAFQPDEKIAQVIQIRNYSVAPYLVLATKAGLVKKSELTAFDSNRQGGIVAVNLREGDELVGAVLCSSEDDLLLISAEGQSIRFHATDEALRPMGRATSGVLGMRFREGDVLLSLDVARDDAYVLVATAGGFAKRTSMAEYPVQGRGGKGVLTIQYDRRRGTLVGALIVDLDTEIFAITSSGGVIRTRAKEVRKAKRQTMGVKLMNLAEKDQLLAVARNADTTDIEDLADDVVAPEPGTDGGGA; from the coding sequence GTGGTGACGCAGACCGATCGCACCGAGCCGATCGACATCCAGGCCGAGATGCAGCGCTCGTTCATCGACTATGCGATGAGCGTCATCGTCTCCCGCGCCCTGCCGGACGTGCGTGACGGTCTGAAGCCGGTACACCGCCGTGTGCTGTACGGCATGTACGACTCCGGCTTCCGCCCTGATCGCGGCCGGGTGAAGTGCAGCCGCATCGTCGGTGACGTGATGGGCAACTACCACCCGCACGGTGACTCCTCGATCTACGACACGTTGGTCCGGATGGCGCAGCGCTGGTCACTGCGGTACCCGATGATCGATGGCCAGGGAAACTTCGGCTCGCCCGGTAATGACCCTGCCGCTGCGATGCGGTACACCGAAGCCAGGATGAGCAACCTGGCGATGCACATGCTCACCGGAATCGACGAGAACACCGTCGACATGAGGGCGAACTACGACAACAAGACCACCGAACCGATCGTGCTGCCGTCTCGCATCCCGAACCTGTTGGTGAACGGTTCCGAAGGAATCGCGGTCGGCATGGCGACCCGCATTCCGCCGCACAATCTGCGTGAGGTCTCGCAGGCTGTCATCTGGTCACTGCAGAATCCGGAGGCCACGGCCCAGGAACTCCTGGAGGCCTGCATCGAGCGGATCAAGGGCCCGGACTTCCCGACCGGTGCGCTGATCGTCGGGGGCGACGGCATCGCGGACGCCTATCGCACCGGCCGTGGTTCGATCCGGATGCGCGCGGTCGTGGAGATCGAGGAGGACGCCAAGGGGCGCACCATCCTGGTCGCCACCGAGCTGCCGTACCAGGTCAACCCCGACAACCTGGTCGAGTCGATCGCCCAGCTGCACCGCGACGGCAAGATCGCCGGTGTTGCCGACATCGCCGACGAGTCCTCCGACCGGATCGGCATGCGGATCGTGATCACGCTCAAGCGGGACGCGGTCGCGAAGGTGGTGCTGGCGAACCTGTTCAAGCACACCCAGCTGCAGACCAGCTTCGGTGCGAACATGCTCTCGATCGTCGACGAGGTCCCGCGGACACTGCGCCTCGACCAGATGATCAGCTACTACGTGGCGCACCAGATCGAGGTCATCACCCGGCGCACCCAGTACCGACTCGACGAGGCCGAGAAGCGCGCCCACATCCTGCGTGGTCTGGTCAAGGCGCTCGACGCGCTCGACGAGGTGATCGCCCTGATCCGGGCGTCCTCCACCGTCGACACTGCCCGTACCGGCCTGATCGAGCTGCTCGACATCGATGACGTGCAGGCCAACGCCATCCTCGAGATGCAGCTACGTCGGCTCACCGCCCTGCAGCGGCAGCAGATCGTCGACGAGTTGGCCGCCATCGAGCTGACCATTGCCGACCTGCAGGACATCCTGTCCAAGGACGAGCGGAAGCGGCAGATCGTTGTTGACGAACTCACCGAGGTCGTCGACAAGTACGGCGATGACCGTCGCACCCGGCTGATCCCCTACGACGGCGACGTCTCGATGGAGGACCTCATCGCCGTCGAGGATGTCGTCGTCACGATCACCCGGAGCGGGTACGCCAAGCGCACCAAGACCGATCTGTACCGCGCGCAGAAGCGTGGCGGCAAGGGCGTGCAGGGCGCACAACTGAAGCAGGACGACATCGTCGCCCACTTCTTCGTGTGTTCGACGCACGACTGGATCCTGTTCTTCACCAACAAGGGTCGGGTGTACCGCTGCAAGGCCTACGACCTGCCGGAAGCGCTTCGCACGGCCCGCGGCCAGCACGTGGCCAACCTGCTCGCGTTCCAGCCGGACGAGAAGATCGCCCAGGTCATCCAGATCCGCAACTACTCGGTGGCCCCGTACCTGGTGCTCGCCACCAAGGCGGGTCTGGTCAAGAAGAGTGAGCTGACGGCCTTCGATTCCAACCGCCAGGGCGGCATCGTCGCGGTGAACCTCCGCGAGGGCGACGAGCTGGTCGGAGCCGTGTTGTGCTCCTCAGAGGATGATCTTCTCCTCATTTCTGCAGAAGGCCAGTCGATCCGCTTCCACGCCACCGACGAGGCGCTGCGTCCGATGGGTCGGGCGACCTCAGGTGTGCTCGGGATGCGGTTCCGCGAGGGCGACGTGCTGTTGTCGCTCGACGTGGCGCGCGACGACGCGTACGTGCTGGTCGCGACGGCCGGCGGCTTCGCCAAGCGGACGTCGATGGCCGAGTACCCGGTCCAGGGCCGCGGCGGCAAGGGTGTTCTCACGATCCAGTACGACCGACGTCGTGGCACACTCGTGGGCGCGCTGATCGTCGACCTGGACACCGAGATCTTCGCCATCACCTCCAGCGGTGGGGTGATCCGGACCAGGGCGAAGGAAGTGCGCAAGGCCAAGCGCCAGACCATGGGAGTGAAGTTGATGAACCTCGCTGAGAAGGATCAGCTGCTCGCCGTGGCACGCAACGCCGACACCACCGACATCGAAGACCTCGCCGACGACGTGGTGGCACCCGAACCCGGAACCGACGGTGGTGGCGCGTGA
- a CDS encoding FAD-dependent oxidoreductase, with the protein MTGSSTSTSPTSLLIIGSGPAGNAAAKAYREGGGAGTVRIVTDEHHPPYDRPPLSKEYLRGESAESDLPLEDEGFYDQHDIELVLGAEVVALDTAQRAVRLVDGRRIGYESLLLATGSWSKVPGIDGADHADVVLLRSWDEGVTLRHRAEDARSAIVVGSGFIGCEAAVSLARRGLAVTMVTSESRPQAKRLGPDVAERIARWLSQDDVTLIGDARIASIEDGRVVVLENGDRHEADLVVLATGASPRTDPFTGAGLAMTGGRISVDEHLRTSDPHVFAAGDIAWAHHPKAGRSLAVEHWGDAEAMGAVVGTVVAGGEAAWEDVPGFFTGIGDRWLMYAAWGDGYDVVRFEGGDPTQDSPFTAWYLQDGVVVGVLAYNSDDDYERGKQLIAEGAGLD; encoded by the coding sequence ATGACTGGATCGTCGACGAGCACCTCTCCCACGTCCCTGCTGATCATCGGCAGTGGCCCGGCCGGAAACGCGGCGGCGAAGGCCTATCGGGAGGGCGGCGGCGCGGGCACCGTGCGGATCGTCACCGATGAGCACCATCCGCCGTACGACCGTCCGCCGCTGTCGAAGGAGTATCTGCGGGGCGAGAGTGCGGAGAGCGATCTGCCGCTGGAGGACGAGGGGTTCTACGACCAGCACGACATCGAGTTGGTGCTCGGCGCCGAGGTGGTTGCGCTGGACACCGCCCAGCGGGCGGTGCGACTCGTCGACGGGCGCCGCATCGGCTACGAGAGCTTGCTGCTGGCCACAGGTTCCTGGTCGAAGGTGCCCGGGATCGACGGCGCCGACCATGCCGACGTGGTGCTGCTGCGCTCCTGGGACGAGGGCGTGACGCTGCGGCACCGTGCCGAGGACGCCAGATCCGCGATCGTCGTCGGGTCCGGCTTCATCGGCTGTGAAGCGGCGGTCTCGCTGGCGCGCCGTGGTCTCGCCGTCACGATGGTGACCTCGGAGAGCCGGCCGCAGGCGAAGCGGCTGGGACCTGACGTCGCCGAGCGCATCGCACGTTGGCTGTCCCAGGACGACGTCACCCTGATCGGCGATGCGCGAATCGCGTCGATCGAGGACGGTCGGGTGGTGGTGCTCGAGAACGGTGACCGTCACGAGGCAGATCTGGTGGTGCTGGCCACCGGTGCGAGTCCGCGTACCGATCCGTTCACCGGCGCCGGGTTGGCGATGACCGGCGGCCGGATCTCCGTCGACGAGCACCTGCGCACCTCGGATCCGCATGTCTTCGCCGCCGGCGACATCGCCTGGGCGCACCATCCGAAGGCCGGCCGGTCGCTGGCCGTCGAGCACTGGGGAGACGCGGAGGCGATGGGCGCCGTCGTCGGAACCGTGGTGGCCGGCGGTGAGGCTGCCTGGGAGGACGTGCCCGGCTTCTTCACCGGTATCGGCGATCGCTGGTTGATGTACGCCGCCTGGGGTGACGGATACGACGTCGTGCGATTCGAGGGCGGCGACCCGACGCAGGACTCACCATTCACCGCCTGGTATCTGCAGGACGGGGTGGTCGTCGGTGTGCTGGCCTACAACAGTGACGATGACTACGAGCGCGGCAAGCAGTTGATCGCAGAAGGCGCCGGCCTCGACTGA
- a CDS encoding MarR family transcriptional regulator — MTEQVTAGAAALEDLLCFDLYAASRAVTALYRPLLDELGLTYPQYLVLVLLQPEEIRPISSIARDLQLDHGTLTPLLRRLESAGLLSRTRSAADERVVQIALTPDGIVLKARFDELKCTIIDAMALPEPAARDLQRTLRRLMSSVAAHGAGAPPAGRTS; from the coding sequence ATGACGGAACAGGTAACAGCAGGGGCGGCCGCGCTCGAGGACCTGCTGTGCTTCGACCTCTACGCCGCCTCCCGCGCCGTCACCGCGCTCTACCGACCGCTGCTGGACGAGCTGGGCCTCACCTACCCCCAGTACCTGGTGCTGGTGCTGCTGCAGCCCGAGGAGATCCGGCCGATCTCCTCGATCGCCCGCGACCTGCAGCTGGACCACGGAACGCTCACCCCGCTGCTGCGCCGGCTCGAGAGCGCCGGTCTGCTGTCCCGTACTCGCAGCGCGGCCGACGAACGGGTCGTGCAGATCGCCCTCACGCCCGACGGCATCGTGCTCAAGGCCCGGTTCGACGAGCTGAAGTGCACGATCATCGACGCGATGGCCCTGCCGGAGCCGGCGGCCCGCGATCTCCAGCGCACGTTGCGCAGGCTGATGTCGTCCGTCGCGGCCCATGGCGCGGGTGCTCCGCCGGCCGGTCGCACCTCCTGA